One genomic window of Onychostoma macrolepis isolate SWU-2019 chromosome 25, ASM1243209v1, whole genome shotgun sequence includes the following:
- the LOC131533902 gene encoding C-C motif chemokine 4 homolog — protein MRRLISVLFLVIFCSEQMTSSAVIHIDSAQSKCCVEFTDLKIPVKMVSTYYWTSSSCPRRAIVFLTKSGREFCVDPETVWVSGHIDKVDKRTTV, from the exons ATGAGACGCCTGATCTCTGTGCTGTTCCTGGTGATCTTCTGCTCTGAGCAGATGACTTCAAGCG CTGTCATTCATATTGATTCAGCACAATCTAAGTGTTGTGTAGAGTTCACTGATCTGAAGATTCCTGTGAAAATGGTGTCGACTTACTACTGGACCAGCAGCAGCTGTCCCAGACGAGCTATTGT GTTTCTGACAAAATCAGGGAGAGAGTTCTGTGTAGATCCAGAGACCGTCTGGGTGAGCGGCCATATTGATAAAGTGGACAAAAGAACAACAGTCTAA
- the LOC131533901 gene encoding C-C motif chemokine 4-like encodes MRSLISVLFLVIFCSVQMTSSATMALDGAHSKCCGELSKVKIPVKLVASYYWTSSSCPRQAIVFQTKAGREFCVDPETTWVSGHIDKVVKRTTNATTTTAAASTTATKTQTQSHSLKEATLFFI; translated from the exons ATGAGAAGCCTGATCTCTGTGCTGTTCCTGGTGATCTTCTGCTCTGTGCAGATGACTTCAAGCG CTACCATGGCACTTGATGGGGCACACTCAAAGTGCTGTGGAGAGCTCTCTAAGGTGAAGATTCCTGTGAAGCTGGTGGCGTCTTATTACTGGACCAGCAGCAGCTGTCCCAGACAAGCTATTGT GTTTCAGACAAAAGCAGGGAGAGAGTTCTGTGTAGATCCAGAGACCACCTGGGTGAGCGGCCATATTGATAAAGTGgtcaaaagaacaacaaatgCTACAACAACAACTGCTGCTGCATCAACAACtgctacaaaaacacaaactcaGTCTCACAGTCTAAAAGAAGCtacactattttttatttaa